In Porites lutea chromosome 8, jaPorLute2.1, whole genome shotgun sequence, the genomic stretch TGTAATCGAGTCCTTGCAAGGATTTCCTAACCGTTGCGCTACAACAAGACAAAATGCGAAGCATGGTCGATGGACTAAATGgcttgaaatttgtttcataGCAGTACTGCATGTATTGCTTAACAATACGCTGTGGTATCATATTACGTATCACATTGGGTGTCTCCAAAACTTTACCAGTCGAAAGATGTAAGTACCGCTGGCCAAAAGGGAGGTCTTGAATGATGTGGGGGCTTGTAATGAATGATATGAAATGGTCCAGTTGATTGGTGTCCACTCGCATTCTTGGACTTTTTTGCAGGGGTAGTGGAACACCTCGGCCGTACTCTATTTTGTGCTTCCTGGCTATGGCAAATTTGAATTCAGTGATGCTGGGTATGTAGGCCTGGATTTTCTCTAAGGAAGTAAGGTCCGCCATGACTGATAATATTTGACGGCGCGTCGCCCAGCTTGATGCGTTGTTGTACGTTTCAGCCAAGGCCTCCAAATATTTCCTATCTGACTGAGACTCCTCTGCTATCCCTAAAGCTTTCTCCACCGACTTAGATTCCTTTAGCGCCTCCCATAACGGACCAGCATCACCAGGTGCAATCTCATTCAGAGCTGCTACAATTGATTCTTTAGCTTTTGGTACGCGACTTCTTCTAGTGCGCAAACTAGTGtcttgccattttttcttgtacACGCCGACAGTACTTCCAACGTTGCAGGCACTTAAAAATTCATTTAACTTTGTTCTCTGTGCTCCTACTGTACGTTGGTCCTCGGCACCGGAAGACTCACTACTGTTGCCTGTATCTTCTGGAAGATAAAGACTTGTTTCCTCCTCAATAAAGAGTTGGCCCATTGATTGAGACAGCTGGTCGGCCTCCTaatgaaaagacaccttattaCTTAGCCAATGACAAAAGGGAAAGTAAAAGTCCCTAATCCAGTTAAAGGTCTCTATAATTACATATATTTAGAAGCGTTCTAttccaaaaacaatgaaatttaatCAATACACTAATGTTTAAATGCTCCATCAGTTGACAATTGTTGAATCACATTCGTACCCAGTCTTCCGATCGTTTATAAATTTGGCCAATTGTAACGTCATACATATTACTCGACTCCTCCTTACCTGAAATCTCGTAAGTTTCTAGTGAGTCCTCTAACACGTTCTTCCGGAGAGAAGTCCGCACATTGATAAAACTTTTGCTAAatttaaaagttgtttttcgTGCCGCTAGTTTGAGGCTGCaaatgtttttttgcttttttgttgttttgttttgtttttactttttttctgagCTTCCCGGTCCCTTCAGTTCCACACCCGAGATTTGAAAAGCAACTATAATATACCGACTGTTAGCCTAGATATATCGTTCTTTTAACCGGACAACTTGACCCTGGTATAATTTAACTTACAACGTCAAGTCTCGGCTCTCCTGGACTTGAGGAAGTGGATTCTGGCTCTTCGCAATCCTTGTCTCCACGTGTTTCATCTTGGGATTTAGGCGCTGTTAATGTTACCTCATCGTCTTCCCTTTGAATGCTTAGTCTTGTTCGACATTGTTTGCATATGGCTAACATCGGAATAAACAGATTAACTGTCTGTCATTATTTAGCCGTAACCAGTACGGATAACCTAAGTCTAGAATTACCTACTCCAAATTTCTCCTcgataattaattttaaaaaaatcaagaaagaaTTTTgtgagaaaagaaataaaagaaatcattcaATTGCACTAGCGGCATGCATCAGCAGTCTTAAAACATTTATTAGAACACGATGAAAAGGTGATTCTTCTTTAAAATTGTTGGACAGGTTATTACAGCCTAAACGTCGCGTGGATCATAGCAGTAGTACTTACGAGAACCCACGGGCAATAGAATTTGCGTCTGGATATACAGGTTTCTGGACTGAGCCATGTTTATCCCTCGATCTCCTTTCTGGTTCTTTTCATGCTGTTTCCACTTGTCTGGACAAGAACAGTTCTTCTTGTTGTTACGCCATCTTATTCCCCAAAGGTCCCGGTGGCGAGGACATATCGTTGTGTTCAAATGCACCTCATCCATTTCAAAGCAACCTTGCAAAAGATGTTCATATGTTTACTTAACCGCTTGGCTAGGGCCAGGTAAAGTTTAGTTAGGCGTAGAGTTAGTCCTAGATCCCTAGGATTTGTCGCAACAGCATATCGGGCAATGATGCGGAGTACAATTGTACTGTTGGATGCTTTGGCGTGTGTTTCTGACATCATACGAGCACATTATTATTTTGCTCCCCAGTGCAAATTGGTCACCTTGGTGatgtcaggagcccatgacaCTATGTTCGGTTGTCCGCCACCGGTCCAAACCCCTGGGAGACCCTAGGGGAGGCGGGAAATTTGTCCAACCTAGGCTCTTCGTAAGCGACATCTcaaccaacctcgtccccagggctgtTAGGTTGACCTCTAAACTAGTTTTGCAGTTTTTTGTACAATCAAAACGTTATTGTATAACGCCGGTGTAAAAGTGAGATGCTTTCGGTTCTTTTCCACGGGAAAGAGTGTGCCAGTACTTATACGTAAAGGACTTTACGCTCATCACGTCATCTCTAGTTACAGGGAATTGTTGCGATGAACAATTGTTCGAAAGCACCCAGTATTCTATTGTGCTTTCTAtgcggggaggctccacccgaaaggggtacccttTTAAAACGCTTTAGCGGGTAGGGGTCTCACAAGCTCAAGATGAAAGTAGTGAACGGCTAAGGAAATCTGTCATTAAgtttaatttagttttatttagtatttccttgAGAGGTGCAGCGCAGAGGtacatttttatcaaaattGGCGTATCAAAAGGTAAGGATTAGACGTCGGGCCTCCTCGTACAACACTTTGatgagtacccccctccccctcccccccccccccccccccagcagtTTTCGACTTTACGCGATATTTTGGCGCCACAAATCTGACACAGAATTACAGCAGAAGAAAACACTGACCTGCTCTGGCCAAGAGTAACCTTGCTTCATCCAAGGTAGAGTCCTTTACATTTGTGAGCTTCAGATGGCCTTGAATATCCTTACCACATTCTCCAATTACAGCGCACTGAACATTTGCCGGATTGGAAACACTTGGACCACACGCTCCCCCAACGAGTTTTGAATAACTACAGGTAGCCATTAACTATCCACTTTAACTATTCACTTACACGAATGGAAATATAAAACATCAAGCGAAACAACAAGCGAAGCCCGTTAAGACTTCATTGTATAATGTTCTCACGTTCGCGGTTGAAAATGAAATTGTCGTACACTGAGCCACGATGGCGCGCCATCGCTTCCTGACGTAATGCACGTGCCAAGGTACGTTGGCAATTTTAATACTACTTCAGTCAAACATATATCTTTCAAACACGAAGAAATTCTTTCTTATTGGTTTTATTGGCTGTATTAGTTTGTGTTAATTATGAAGCGGTCATAAGTTTGTAGATTGAATACGAATTAGAACAGAGATCGGGTATTTACATTCCTCGATGATAAAgtaaaagaaagtaaacaaaaatgtCTCGACGCGTTTGGAATATATTTCTAAAAAGAAGGAAGCTCCTTTTCGGCGTAAACTGAAGGAAAGAcagtaaacaataaaaagtaaCCAGTCTTCTTTTAATAGCTAAGGAAAAAGGCCGCATTATTAGTAAAATTGCAACTGCAGTCCAACTTTACTCTTGTATTCGTCATTACAACCGTAAGTTCAAAAGTTGTAAATTTCACGCAAGTACCGTCAATGTTTTCAGTTCTCAAAACTTGCCGTTTGAATTgccccaaaattttatttcataaattgaaagaagaaggattgctctttctctggaataGCATTTGCAGAACgaaagccatgtaccaggaaGGGTTTTTTGccgttgaaaaatggcaaaattgatAGTCGCGATAAAACTGTTTTAgagggtgattttgaaaaataattaaaaattcagACTGAGATCGTTTGAAATTATAGCAACGTTTTCATACAAAGGAAGGGTCATAAAATCATCTTATATCGCAATAGTCATGGTATTTCTTTCTGTTTCTATTCACAAAGCAAGGATGCGAAGCGcatttttcggtggtttgaGGGCCTCTCGGAtgtgaaaattcaaaaaaattattattttggaaaataccaatcacaagaaactgAATCTTGTATTTTGTTAAACAGTTTCATAAGGGCTTTAATGTGACAAAGTTTGGGAGATTTcgatttttccatcttgcacacctatccgtggtatttacagaaagtcgctcttaaGGTGTGTTATGTGAAATGTGGAAGTATGGTTATATGTTAAGGCAGTATACTCTCCTGGGCCAGGTTGTTCGAAAGCATGGGTGAAGATAACTCAGGgttagtttgaaatttgaacTTACATTCTtgagctaaaaaataaaattcagtttATTTCTCCTTGCCTACGACTTTTCAGTGATTGGATAcactaaaaagaatagaaaaattaagagtgcttttgataagaGCCCCGGTGAAAATGTAACCTCGAGTTATCAGTGCTTGAATTATTAACTGTTGGGTCTGGTCTTTGCAGGACCAGTAggattaaaatttactggtccATCAGCAAAACTACTGATCACTCTcatcatttttatattttttcgttcCTATCCTCAGGGagtaaaattccttttttccttACGTGAAAATCCTCTACAAAACTCACAGAacgttatttttgctttttttttgtttccatcAAACCTTGTTTGTATTTATCCTCTCATGCCTCCTGGaacttgcatttttttgtttggccAAGCAGGTTTTTCATTTACTgtgttaatttctttatcatgaTCTGATGATTGCTTTCCTCCAAAGTACAGTGAGTTGCACTTCTTTCCATTTTGACATACTTTGGATCATGTTATATTAGACCCTCAAAATGAAATATTGAAAACGCTGCCATCTTTCTCCTACACtgcatttttttgtaaacattgGCAATTCTTTGTTTGTTGCAAGGCTTTTAGCACTTTTATGGTATGATACAGaatgtaacataacataacataacatgaactttatttatactcgaattTCAGAGTAGCCTGTATTTTTCCATGAAGGGATGGGAGTAGTCTACTATGTTGAAATTTAACCCCCTTTGGTGCCTTCCCTTGCCTTCCGTATGCCTTCCCTTTATTAAAATGCATATGGTCTAGTCAATGACATCACCTATTGTTATAACCTGGgaaaaagtgccttcctccatactaattaagtgccttcctccatatataatgaagtggataggtttactaatgagcgtcactctactacaataggaacaataggaacaataggcttgcctagacttgcccggtctcttttaaccctgattggatagtaaacaatctgTTATGTATTCaacataaaagcgcgctctccgttcagcattttattattgtcacaaactccagtaaataatatttttgagcgGATAGCTTCCAAACATACTAGTCAACGGTCCGAAAACAGTACTCGACTTAAAACTATTCACTGTgaccaaagataaatatttttattctacaaaaccattgattctgttttgtcaatATAATGCAACCTTCAAACGTTTCTAGACTGTGGTATCGAGCGTTAGCCATTAAcaggttggcctttttccttttagacctgtatcatacgaaacaaaacgaacgcaagcgaactgtattttattattcatcgcaaactaatttaatatACACTGAGCCAACATGAACGTTTGTCGCATAAATTATCCACGGGAATCAACTCAATTATATATAAACAATGGTGGGATTAATACGCGCGTGCTACAACCAGACTACACCTTTGTTTcggttaaaaaatacatttattgataacaaaaccATCAAAGTGTTACAACAATAGATGAATAGACAGAGTTCCGGCTTAGTCTTCGGGAAcagtttgtttgacaaacaatcgattgagtaagaatttCCGCTTATCGATGGCAAGTTCTGTCGATTCCAGCCAGTCATATCCTTCTGTGTCTTTGAGATCTTGGCGGGTTTCCATCACTTTTCGGAATGTCGGATCTTTCTTCATTGCATGCATCTACTGTAAAAACTCTAAGAACACTTTTCTCAATTCTTTTCTATATACTGGAAGCAAAGcattttcagctttaatgcGGGCCACTTCAGGCGAGTCTCCGTTTTGTTCATACTCGTTGATCAGAGCTTCGAGCTGGGCTTCGTGGCGATTACAAACTTCATTTTGAATGCGTGACCAAGGATCTAcatgctcctcctcctcctctccgGAAGAGTCCATTTCTTCGCTAGATTGAGAACTTTGAGATGATTGTTCGCTTTCTTGTGAGCTTTCAATATCGTCCtcatcatcttcaaaatttccatatCCTTTGTGAACGAAATGATTATAATTGCTGAACATTGTGATCCGAACTGCACGAGGTTTAAGAACTGACTGAATCAGAAACAGCGGCTTACTTCTTTTATAGCTATCGATGGAGGCACGGCTGCAAAGCACAACGGAACTCTACGAACTTTCattgtacccctcctgtacccttcctgtacccctactgtacccctcctgtacccctactgtacccctcctgtacccctcctgtacccttcctgtacccctactgtacccttcctgtacccctcctgtacccctcctgtacccttcctgtaaccctcctgtacccttcctgtacccctcctgtacccttcctgtacccctactgtacccttcctgtaccctgCCTGTACCCCTGAATTCTCTTAAGTACTCCCCACCATTGTAAAATAACTATATATTAAATGATTCTGTTAACTGTGAGTCATTTTTCATAAGCAGTCATGCCTCGAACGTTTCCTCGAATTTGTCCGCTCTGTGGCAAACCTGGTGTGTCCAACTTGAGTTCTCATCTTGAAATTGTCCATGACTTAACCGGGCTAAGACGAACACGACTCTTTACTAGACTAAACTTCCCAAATCTCCCCTATCCAAGAGTAGCTTAAAGCCTGAGTTGCATAAGTTTAAACTTGTTGATttgattatatatatatatatatttatatatctgtctgattttggaaaaaggtaccctacAACAGAAGGGGGTCTGTAACAAATGTATGTCTTTTCTGTGGTTCCAATATCGACTTAACTTCTAAATTACCAAAAAGGCCTTAGAGTGGCCAAGCTTCTTTCAAGTATGGTAGAAACTGGCTAATGAGCCACACCCCTTCTCCCCCTATTCCCCTCACCCCTGCATCCGAGGCCCTTGTCCTAACAGCTTATATGGGCTGgagcagaaaaacaataaactaacagCATGCAATGACTTCAATGCTTGCGTGCATGACCACTACTGTATAACGCTACTCTAGCCAATAGTTGGGACTCTGAGAAAGGTGCCCTTTTCTAAAATcagacagaaaattaatatgtggtaatttcccaaatgactAGGTAACCGCCTCAATGAACACTCAACCACTTTCTCCACTGGCCAGCTATCTGCTGCAGTAAGTATTCAAGCGGTACACAAATCATTACTTATCCAGTTACAGTGaataatatgtggtaatttcctaATGACAAGGTAACTGCACCAATATGAATGTACTCAACAGCTTTCTCTAATAGCCAGctatctgctgcagtgaatattgaagcagtaCACAAATCATTGCTTATCTGTTAGGGTGAATTAATACGTGGTGATTTCCCAAATGACCAGCTAACTGCACCAATGAATACTCATCCACCTTCTCTAATGGCCACctatctgctgcagtgaatattgaagcagtaTACACATCATTGCTTATCTGTTGGGGTTAATAATCtgtctgattttggaaaaaggtaccctacAACTGAAGAGGCTCTGTAAAAAATGGATGTCTTCTCTGTGGTCTCCAAATTGACTTAACTTCTGAATTACCAAAAAGGCCTTAGAGTGGCTAAGGTTCGTTCAAGTGTGGTAGAGGTTGGCCAGCGAATCATGCCCCTTTCCCCTgaaaccccccaccccccccccccccccccccccacctgcTTCTGAGGCCCTTGTCCCAACAACTAATATGGGAGGAgtataacaaacaaaaagtatgcaCTGATTTCAATGCTTGCGTGCGTCACCACTACTGTATGGCGGTAAGTTAGATAGCTACACTAGCCAACGGCTGGAATTCCTAGATAGGTACCTTTTTAGGTGAAATCAGACAGAAATAACACAAGTGTTAGCTATCTCTTGTAGTGGATAATCTGCCATGGTGATCTTTCTCATTTGGTCAGAAAAGGTTTCTTAAAGCACACAGGGTTTGTAAACAATCTAGTATGCTATTTTCGTGGTCCTTGTATTGTCCGTTGGGTCTGTTTTTTTTCGAGAGGGTCAAAGTTCTTTAGGCTCCTTTAGTGCAGTGACCACTGCTTTACTCCCTCTCTGgtgaaaaaagataataataataataataataataataataataataataataataataaataataagcaACGGCAATTCAGAGAAAGAAGTATTGCAGCATAAAATACTAGCATTACTAAAGTTTGTTAACTGGTTCAAGTTAATAGTAGCTTTGAGAGAGAAATATTCGGAGCACCTCTTGCGGTTTCCATGCAAGATGTCCTATTTACCGTTCTCGTTTTAACCCCAATTACCTGCCGGTAACTTTTGCGGCAAGAACCAAGAGCTTTTGCTCGAGTGTCTCCCAGAGTTACCGGCATTTAAAGACTGACAAAAACGTCAAGACTTCTACTTGTgagagtaaaacaaaaaacaaaaaaactaatgCAGTTTCACTCACCGTCATCTCCTGCAGCGAAGTTGCGCATGGCCGCGGAGGACTGTGTAATTGCCCCAAACGGGGCAAAAACCCAGGCTTCGCCCGGGCGACAGCTCTGTGGGCCATTTGTACGATGACGTATCCCTTTatttttactactaagaccagaattcatttcgttttttcttttctatttaaaTTTGGTGGTCCCAGTAAGGTTTTAATAACAAAAGCCTTAacttgcacaagaaagcaataccCTGATAATGGTAAAATGACACCacgtgcaaatggcctactcCATTACGTAAGAATACACTTTCTCACAAACAAGAAAACCCTCCCAGCGCGAACTTCACTCTCTATAATATAAAACGCACAGTTTTTCGCCAACCCCACTGTTAACCTCTGTCCGCAAAGATTAGCATCTATCAACAGGCCCTAACTATCTGGGTGACCTGTGCTGCACCCATAATTCAGTTGTGTCTAAAATCAAATATGGCGATCTCCAGGATCTCAGCCGCAGAGGGATCGAGCAAGGAATATTCCAAGATTCAGGGTTTCTTTGTACATCGTTATAATCGGTAAGCAAACAGTTACAGTGTTACATTCATTGGACACTGCAGTACAAATTGTATTGCGAAATCCGTTCTCGTCTCTCATGGGAGCTGTGCTTACAAGCTTGTGTTGTTTATTCTTATAACACTAATGAAACTCAAGATTATATGAATAAAATACGGTAGTATCGAACCTGCGTGCTAAAACCGGACCACAACACCTGTCTGAATATAATTTGCAGAATgtagtaaaaacaaacaacaacaacaaaaaaaaacatatgtattttaaaattattttgaagatcATCGAGGAATATAGCCAAAGCATACACACAGAATTCTCTTACGGTCGAACCTCGACTTAAATAGTAAATAGTCCGGATAATCGAACGTATGAATATCAACGAGGCAATAATGTAAAAACAGGGagtagagaaaacaaaatttcgttACCAGTGAGGTCCTACTTGCATTTTTGTACAGTCTGTATGTTatgtattttcaaataaaaaaaaaggtcctGTTTCACATGTTCGTGCATTTACAGCACTCTAAAATGTTCAAGCATACTAGTTTGTTTTAACGAACAACGTGGTCGCATAGCAAAGTCCATCATTTTTTCGAAGCTGCATTATTTGGATAGGGTCGATGTTGTCAATATTTCTCTAGCATTTCTTTTCAATTATCCTTCGCTCATCTCGATGCTGTCGGTGAATTTCAGGACCTTCGCATTGTTTTTGCGTATACCTGAGATCTGCTGCTTGCCGATTTTAAACGCGAGTGCTAAATTTGTTGTTCCTTTCTCGCCTTTCTCTAAAGGTGAAATAATCGTTTGCATGTCCTTTGTTAAGAGAACAGACCGCTTTCGTTTCGTAATggtaataaattgctttatttgcatgaccgcatcattttacagtattgcaaaagcatgcatatgacaatcaaaatataaaacaaacagcactaataaaaatctagaaaaattcagttacattaCTAACAGTGAATCACGTATTTTTATACTGGAGGAAACAAACGTCATAACTAACATGATGTTCCTTCgaattcattatcagttttatgctttctggagatgatttcttgtcaaagtcaggtattattcgattgatttgattaataaatGCCTGTCTCTGTACTGAGTATTTGTCACATTGAAAGAGGCAAAGAATCTCATCTTCTACCTGATTTGAGTTACATAAGGGACgtaatctattttctcttggcaAATGATCGATTTGATATCGACCATGTGCAATCAtaagtttgtgattacttattttaaatttaacaaaattctgtcgttcgtcataatgtcttagctggtagagataatcagatgtagaatattcatctttaaaagttttataaaattctagtttttttgaattttcaaggctttgccgccaaaaagatagatatttctctctcatttctgtggtatatcgtctaattttatcattacCTAGAGACTGAGCATCTAAACTGGTTAGATTGTATTGTTCAAACATGTTtatgaaattggaaaaatatcctgaatgtagattctttgacataaggaaagactgtttgaccatagagtcattatctttgttgttgaggtaaacaaaatatttcataattttctgatttatcGGGATAAGCAGCGGCAATCTAtcaagttcagctctgcaaGCTATGTTAGAGGCCTTATTGTTAACCTCTAAGTAACGTTTACAGAATTTGAGGTGGATTTTTTCTATTGGGGAGCTAtcctattttttaaaatcttgcttgGTGTACACTCCCCATACCTCACTGTTGTAACTTAAGATTGGGAATACCATGATGTCAAAAATATGGGATGCGGTATTAGGATTAAGTTTGTTAAGAATTGTCCGCTTCCGAATACTAGAAAACGCGTGAAGGGCCTTTTCTTTTAAGCGTTCGAGTGCAAGTGTAAAGTTTCCCGTTGGAGTTAAACGTGTACCTAAATAAGTGTATTCTTGGACAATTTCAATTGACTCACTGCCTATGTTGAATTTGATGTCAATAGATTTTTTTGCGCCTTTCTGGaatatcataatttttgttttcttcggaTTAATTTTTAGCTTCCATTTGTCACAATACAAGGAAAGCGCATTTAAActtaaacagttctgtaatccaGTTTTCGATCTAGATAGAATAACTAAATCATCTGCGTACAAAAGTGAATTTATCTTTTCCCCATTTGGaagaacaaaattcattctccaGAAGTCTAATCGTGCcatgagtcaaaacaagcacgccACACATATgacataactcgttcttaa encodes the following:
- the LOC140946560 gene encoding uncharacterized protein; this encodes MGQLFIEEETSLYLPEDTGNSSESSGAEDQRTVGAQRTKLNEFLSACNVGSTVGVYKKKWQDTSLRTRRSRVPKAKESIVAALNEIAPGDAGPLWEALKESKSVEKALGIAEESQSDRKYLEALAETYNNASSWATRRQILSVMADLTSLEKIQAYIPSITEFKFAIARKHKIEYGRGVPLPLQKSPRMRVDTNQLDHFISFITSPHIIQDLPFGQRYLHLSTGKVLETPNVIRNMIPQRIVKQYMQYCYETNFKPFSPSTMLRILSCCSATVRKSLQGLDYIAAEGAKGFDDLHRILDRLGEYGLRRDLVSHYQKSLKEAKHYLKGEYKVYQL